DNA sequence from the Juglans microcarpa x Juglans regia isolate MS1-56 chromosome 5S, Jm3101_v1.0, whole genome shotgun sequence genome:
GAAAGTCAAGCTTGATCCCCTCAAGTTGGGTCTTCCAGGTTCATTTTGATCATGATCTATTAAGGGTTCACGGTGAGGATCAAAATAAAGGTCTTTGTGATGGGGATTTTGAGGGTTTTGTAGGTTGTGGGATTTTGTGGAATATATGGATTGTGGTTGGTATGGGTTTTGTGGGTTTTGTGCTAAGACAATGGTGCGTACAAGGTCATTTAATTGTTGCACATTGGCTTTCAGGTCTTCCATGGTTTGGTGGTGATGAAGGTTTTGTTGCTAAATATCATGGACCTGCTGTTGAAGgacttcttgttcttgttttgtGGAGTGAGTATTATCTGCCATATGATCGAATGCTCTGGTACCACTGTTAAATACCTGCTTGTGAATGTTGTTGTAAATAGGAAAATGGAAGGAATGGAAATGGTGATTGCCGAAAATAGAAAGTAAAGTGCACAATAGTTGTTTGATGAAATTGCTAGAAGAAAATGTATGTCTACAGGAGTACTTCGAGGGCTTCCAAAACCTCCTTACAAATTTCCTTAGCCAAGTTCCAGAATAATCCTGATTGTTTTCCATCTGTGCCTAATACATTGCTACTAATAGAATTGAGAAATAACTAATTTGACTGACAGTGAAAAGGAGAAACACGACAGACTAACGCACTGTTTGGAGTCAATCCAAACACTGCGTTTTACAGACCAGACTCAACTTATTGAAACGGTGTGTAGCACCACTGTAGACTCATAAACGAATTAATAACCCTTCAACCTAAAATGGTGCGCCTTGCTCTCTTCAAGCCATAAGCTCACAACGCcgtttcttgttttttcaagCTTCTTCAGACTACTTCTTCACTTCGACAAATGCACACAATTCCTTCTCTTCAGTTTCTGTCTTTCTTCAACCTATCGGAACCTTAACATCCAGTTCTTCTTCATTGAGGTCAAGATCACAAAAGTGGCTATTGGTTTTACTTATTGATCTGCTAATGAGAGATGGGAACACTTTGGAAGAGCCTAGCCAAAATATTGAGTTGTTGGGGGCCTTTTCTACATGGAGTATTTTGATGGCAAAGGGATCTTTATGACGTTTGATCTCAACGAAGATGAACTGGATATTGATGGAAATGTAAAAGGGGTAGGAAGCAATCTGTATGATGGAAATTTGTATGATGAGAATTGTAGATAAGATTTGGAAGATGACGCTTTGATTAGAATGGGTAAAGGTTCCTCTACcgatgaagaagaaagaggggagtattttcattttttctttttaaagattAGTCGGGTCATACGAGTTCGAcccaattttgttttgaatggCCGGGTCGGTTCGGGTTGGCCCTTAAATGTAGATGCTCGGGTTGGGTCGGGCACATACCGGGTATTTTGAgctcgggttgcaggcctagttTCTGATCTACCTATTTCAAAGCACAGTTGGAAGCCACGCATCATCCATCATTCTCACGCATCTCCTAGTCTCGATGGCAATCCTTTGCACATCAATCTTCCTGTGCTTTTTATGATCTCCAATGGCAATTAATGATTAGAATAGGTAGATATTTCGGATTACAGCTTAAGATAATCTCTACATGACTTCCCATCCATATTGCCTTTAATTTGTACATTCCATTCTTGTTTACTCGAAGTGCATGCATTTGCTTTGAACTTTTATCCagaaatatattatgtattttgatCATTCATCATGTAAATGGGATTAAATCCCCACCTATTGTTACTaactcttcttcttgttttaataaaatgcttGAGATtgctaaaaattcaaaaaaaaaaaaaaaagaaaaaaaaaaaaaaaaaaaagaaaactcaccCTATCCATAATATTATGAAAAGGACCTTAAATTTCTTACTCTATTTGTCTAGTGTAGTTGTTGGGATATAAATACTCATATGGAGTATAGAGTAACCCGTGTAGtccttataatatatataggcttCTCGAAGGAGTTCCAAGTAAAGGTACGTGTCCAAGAACATTGTTCCTACCCACGTCCTTTGGTGTATTAGGCCATTTTTGCTAGGTACAACTGCCCATGCAAAACCGTTGTGTAATCGTGTGTGACGTGATGACATCtaacaaaagttaaaaaaaaataaagataaaatgaaaaacaagaaaaattgcaTTTTTGAAAAACGGGAAGAAGGCCATCTCAATGAAAAAGGCGAGGTCCCAAACCCAGAAGAGATTGGCAACAAAGGAAAACCAGAAGATGACCTTATTTCATGGGTAACCGGTATTCTCATGCTTCAGAGcccattttaatttattcttctaCCTCTTTCTATTTCTTGCTACTTTTGTTTATGCAAGCTTTTGCTCTACAACTCTCATAGTTTCTTTATTGATAAATTCAACATTGGGTATTTTTCTTCACATCTCTCTTTGCTTTTAACAAAGGCAACTCTCAACATCCACTTCTATTCTCCTTTTCAACCAGACCACACGAGAATACTCTTTTTAAAACTctaacttttctttcttttccttttattttacaactctgTTGTTGGGTTTTTGCAGGAATAAGAGAAAGACAAACACTTATGCTCCTATTCATCACAAGTTGTTAGGTAGTGTTTGTGTGTGGTTGAGAAAGAAAGTTTACttgtgtagagagagagagagagagcacttcACTTTCTTGGACCAAAGAAACAATAAGAACTAGGGGTGCTACCAcggggggtggggttgaaaccgcCCCTTGCCCCGCCCCCTGCTCAACGCAATGACCTATTGGgtctatacattttttttaggtctaaattataatataatttaaattataaattaaaatttatacatttaaaaagaatataaattcattatagttatattttaaattgtctTGACCTCCAAAGCCAACCTTTATATAAAGAACATTTGAccattattcaattttttgttggttttataaatatgtgagCACATTGGCTGGCGTATATGCTTGATCATATGTTCCTCATGGCATGCAAGAGATAACAGTGTTAAAAactataagataaaaaataaagcaaaaagtTAAATCAACCACATATGACATAAATTTAACATGGTCGACAATATGACTACGTTTACGGAGCTGCATAGGATTTTAtcagataaaaattaaagatacaATGCGGTCGTATATGggtttaatacaatatatagtaaATTCTAATTAGCAAGTTGAGTCAGATTAGCAAATCCTATATCATCCAATTGGGTCGAGCCAGATCAATAGTCAAAATGGGTCAAAAAGCCTCGTCGAAAATCCACAACAAATTCTTGTTAGGTCAGGTTATTAAATTGGATTGCACACAGAGAGAGCTAGACTCCACACAAAAAACACAATAGACGGCTCCTCCTAATTGTTTCCATAAACTTGTATTCCTTGATGTAGAGGATTTGATCCCagattctttaatttatttgataacAAAACAATAGATAGGGATTATTTATCTGATTGAGCCGGCagataaaaagtactaaatCATAGAGCTTGTCCCTATTAAAGTTGTACAAGTCCTAGATGCAGTATCCGAATTAGATAGTACAGCTTTCAGAAGAGCATGTTCCTTTTCATGAaatataatctaattattaGATATCTATACCTTTTGTCAACATTATCAGCAAGGTGTCAAGGCAAACAGGCCGCCAATGCCTTCTAAGAGAATTCAAACTTCTCCGACCACCCCTTTTAAGACCATCATGCCAGGGTCTAGAACTCATATGGAAGACCGATTTGGATCCCTGGAGTTCTTGACCGAACTCCTAGGGGATCTCTATCCTATGGAAGTCATCTCTCGCAAGCTCAAATGAGTCTATGTTATTTCATTGATGCAATATGGACACCATTTTAAGCTATTGGCATGGCCTTTTGCTCTTGAAGAAGGATTGAATATCGCCTATTTTAAGCTCTCCATATATGTCTAATACAATTACAAAAGTAATATGTCTGTCACCCTTCCACCCTCCACTAGTTCTCAACACGAGTGGACGATACGAAGCCAACAGAATTTATCTACATTGCAACAAAGTATGCATCAAGGGTTTGCATCCtaacaacattttctttttctttttttttttttttttaattttgtgtgaCCTGCCCTTCTTCTTTGCTTCCTCCTGCATTTTCCAACATCTGAGAAGCAGGGAAAGACTGCAAACTTGGTACATTGTCACCACTAACATAGACAACCCGAAACATGTCGTACTTGACATCAAGAGAAAAGCGATTAAAATAAGGCAGCATTGACCTTTTATGATCTGAGTTTAGCACCCATGAGTAACAAAATTGGATTGACTTCCACAAAAAGAGACATACAACTCTTGGCCTCTCTTGGGATTTCAAGCAAACTCCAGCTGCAACACCTTCCATCTTTAGAAAGGCAGATTTGAATAACGCTAAGGTTGCATAAGAGAGGTCATCTAGGTGATCAGCTGCAGAGCCAACTGCTGAATTTATGGATATTGTGTCACCTGTGTGAAATATTATGGCCGAGGAGCCGGCATCTCTTGATTCTCCAGCATATGCATCAAAGAAGCCATGCTCAATTAAGATAGCCATGTTTGATATATCTGTCAACATTGACATCTAGGAAAAGAGAAAAGTGGGTATTAGAACAGAAGAATATTCAAACACTTGGAATGTGCAAAAGACAGGGAAATGAAAGCAAATGACAAAACGTTTAACAAAAGAAGCTATCATCAGGCAATTCCCACTTTGATTAATAAAGCAATTTAATGAATTTTCCCTTTCCTCCATGTTTTGAGTCACAAAGGCCAGTTTAAAGGTTGAAAATCTCCCTGAATAGAGCTTCAtacactttcttttttctcttcgtACACTTTCTTACTGATGATGAGTCTCTGTGTGTAATAACGTAATTATCATGGTTTTCACAAGACAAATTCTTATAGAATCTAAGGTATTTGAATTGTTGGAGGAAGGTAGCCGATGGATTCGCAGTTGGAAGGTTACAAAATTACTGATCTTGGAGAGGTCTACGTTGAACTGGTTCATTAGAGCCCTTGAGGAATGCTTGACTGGAGACAAGGAGTTTTTTGCAACCTCACGGGATGGTAACAGAAGCTACATCGCGCAAAGATGCTCCAATGCTCAAAGTCGCTATATGGCATTTGGTGGAATATGGCAGAGGTGGCAGAAGAAACTTTGTTTTCATACCTGAAGAAATAGAGGGAAAAGGGTGGAGAAAAATGGTGAAGACACCAAGGGAAGCTTACGAcagtttggaaaatgagagcAAGGTTACTTAAGTCCAAAAATCTAACCCAGAAAGCGCTGATGAATATTCTTCC
Encoded proteins:
- the LOC121268507 gene encoding uncharacterized protein LOC121268507; protein product: MACFVPFSNRNLDLSFFVFRPTVVLVDDVVDALKQFSLCTENLGCVQNSIFKSIHGNMIVWYGAWLKKPSENKELLCSILMSMLTDISNMAILIEHGFFDAYAGESRDAGSSAIIFHTGDTISINSAVGSAADHLDDLSYATLALFKSAFLKMEGVAAGVCLKSQERPRVVCLFLWKSIQFCYSWVLNSDHKRSMLPYFNRFSLDVKYDMFRVVYVSGDNVPSLQSFPASQMLENAGGSKEEGQVTQN